One window from the genome of Cardiocondyla obscurior isolate alpha-2009 linkage group LG04, Cobs3.1, whole genome shotgun sequence encodes:
- the LOC139101756 gene encoding uncharacterized protein isoform X1, with the protein MQPFSGVLLLLFICQLATPTPIFNKAGEGFQSRAGGVGDTIRDWFRELKDRIVGKWQEWFGNDNPTPRLSPQDIFNIDKTIESRIPNYPGLFLDLSSLSFDPKRDWGVRIGNWYIIRKVTGSGYDSDSNEWDMRPLLPSLPSPPVFEPDWTPKKSGTPEGTKSPTTTPRIESTTSRQQTVQTESPLIPTEPGITTSEATAVISTESTPLTTQLITTSIEPIVEPTSSEEVITSSESVVTNSEPVAGATEFVLTSNSITDTTVPSIGSTVFPDESIPFTQPTSVKSIETSIESTLMTTETIMTSREELTTINTTELPITTTELILPIFNKRVEENETIDKPRTTKKPRPASAEVIM; encoded by the exons ATGCAACCGTTCTCAGGTGTTCTGCTGCTGCTTTTCATCTGCCAGCTCGCTACGCCGACACCAATCTTCAACAAAG CTGGAGAAGGTTTTCAAAGTCGAGCAGGTGGAGTTGGAGACACAATACGAGATTGGTTTAGAGAACTTAAGGATCGAATTGTGGGAAAATGGCAAGAATGGTTTGGCAATGACAATCCAACTCCGCGTTTATCACCGCAGGATATTTTCAACATCGATAAGACTATAGAGAGCCGAATACCGAATTATCCAGGCTTGTTCCTAGATTTGT CCAGCCTATCTTTTGATCCAAAACGAGATTGGGGAGTCCGGATTGGTAACTGGTACATCATCCGGAAAGTTACAGGGAGTGGCTACGACAGTGATTCGAATGAGTGGGACATGAGGCCTTTGTTACCGAGTTTACCTTCACCACCCGTATTCGAGCCTGACTGGACGCCCAAGAAATCCGGAACTCCTGAAGGTACGAAATCTCCGACGACTACACCAAGGATTGAATCGACTACATCAAGACAACAGACGGTCCAAACGGAATCACCTTTAATTCCTACTGAGCCAGGAATAACTACCTCTGAAGCTACTGCCGTAATATCTACTGAATCGACTCCACTTACCActcaattaattacaacttcAATAGAACCGATTGTCGAGCCAACGTCAAGTGAAGAAGTTATAACTTCTAGTGAATCTGTTGTAACGAACAGTGAGCCGGTTGCAGGAGCTACCGAATTTGTGTTAACATCTAATTCGATTACTGATACTACTGTTCCATCCATTGGATCTACCGTTTTTCCTGATGAATCGATACCATTTACTCAACCGACTTCTGTTAAATCAATCGAAACATCTATTGAATCTACTTTAATGACTACCGAAACAATTATGACTTCCCGTGAAGAATTAACCACTATTAATACTACTGAATTACCTATAACGACcactgaattaattttaccaatCTTCAATAAACGAGTAGAAGAGAACGAGACTATCGATAAACCACGTACCACGAAAAAACCTCGTCCAGCATCTGCCGAagttataatgtaa
- the LOC139101756 gene encoding uncharacterized protein isoform X2, whose amino-acid sequence MQPFSGVLLLLFICQLATPTPIFNKAGEGFQSRAGGVGDTIRDWFRELKDRIVGKWQEWFGNDNPTPRLSPQDIFNIDKTIESRIPNYPGLFLDLFTGSGYDSDSNEWDMRPLLPSLPSPPVFEPDWTPKKSGTPEGTKSPTTTPRIESTTSRQQTVQTESPLIPTEPGITTSEATAVISTESTPLTTQLITTSIEPIVEPTSSEEVITSSESVVTNSEPVAGATEFVLTSNSITDTTVPSIGSTVFPDESIPFTQPTSVKSIETSIESTLMTTETIMTSREELTTINTTELPITTTELILPIFNKRVEENETIDKPRTTKKPRPASAEVIM is encoded by the exons ATGCAACCGTTCTCAGGTGTTCTGCTGCTGCTTTTCATCTGCCAGCTCGCTACGCCGACACCAATCTTCAACAAAG CTGGAGAAGGTTTTCAAAGTCGAGCAGGTGGAGTTGGAGACACAATACGAGATTGGTTTAGAGAACTTAAGGATCGAATTGTGGGAAAATGGCAAGAATGGTTTGGCAATGACAATCCAACTCCGCGTTTATCACCGCAGGATATTTTCAACATCGATAAGACTATAGAGAGCCGAATACCGAATTATCCAGGCTTGTTCCTAGATTTGT TTACAGGGAGTGGCTACGACAGTGATTCGAATGAGTGGGACATGAGGCCTTTGTTACCGAGTTTACCTTCACCACCCGTATTCGAGCCTGACTGGACGCCCAAGAAATCCGGAACTCCTGAAGGTACGAAATCTCCGACGACTACACCAAGGATTGAATCGACTACATCAAGACAACAGACGGTCCAAACGGAATCACCTTTAATTCCTACTGAGCCAGGAATAACTACCTCTGAAGCTACTGCCGTAATATCTACTGAATCGACTCCACTTACCActcaattaattacaacttcAATAGAACCGATTGTCGAGCCAACGTCAAGTGAAGAAGTTATAACTTCTAGTGAATCTGTTGTAACGAACAGTGAGCCGGTTGCAGGAGCTACCGAATTTGTGTTAACATCTAATTCGATTACTGATACTACTGTTCCATCCATTGGATCTACCGTTTTTCCTGATGAATCGATACCATTTACTCAACCGACTTCTGTTAAATCAATCGAAACATCTATTGAATCTACTTTAATGACTACCGAAACAATTATGACTTCCCGTGAAGAATTAACCACTATTAATACTACTGAATTACCTATAACGACcactgaattaattttaccaatCTTCAATAAACGAGTAGAAGAGAACGAGACTATCGATAAACCACGTACCACGAAAAAACCTCGTCCAGCATCTGCCGAagttataatgtaa
- the LOC139101754 gene encoding zinc finger protein 845, whose protein sequence is MADDIETDYKDSYNTATLVSSLCFVECKTEPESYVDLDNSSDKDLAEFDKSTKIQISYPVSIPMLKNPIVLLERCDKIWETLKLIKTIQPAAANVIDDIKIKKKKEEEEKEEVKEKKENEEKEHCLDKVKQSLSHVKIQPRRGYNKSLPFKFSIQRTQKLYPCVTCDKQYLERRSLRKHSERVHGVILPLLKRRKWRRTVLHKNKDNPFASFNKENNDIEKLNNDKDSLKKIDTKAKPISTITSPTTMIQFVTCTLCQQKVMCLRKHLINYHKIGGSPSVVEQLESSLLNETSSKNEKTASTDKPEKDGCLIMDSEGNTRGKYRVKRKKNYTLSQTNAKKKPKLNNEPNSFPSHSTMHNQQIVTYNKYKCDICLGMYATPHSLYKHKRFHKLRGETKNNFHKRKCNYFNSPFNKNYKILMESKYSRMSVNTVAKNSNGNTFNSTTKTDRTIRYNERMKKNNETTCICGRSFRNPHTLFVHKKHCELCQSDNTITKSTRGSSDRDSGIGINITIKKRNDSYEIVDKDGDNKLQVFESSSSPENSLPHTPNFTKDYSKIFTTQQTLDVCKSSKYSKDHSILKLQDTDEDVIIDIEEDTQITSNENNITKEIITRTNKKDMKKQLNNTLIDEKTEKVFNKVITLKQMCREVLEALDMDKSENISQNKNKERSRIKDREMCKENSQVENQKLLIHEENKRNLRSKRYSTVRLDYFYNETNIDVIQFDPTKCGYCEESLNMINSNDVHQCTVKEGKSFDNFSLNLLCFYCKDELNSYNDFDTHIRIQHFNQHYQCYYCPDRFTIDKARLDHFRKKHNDLVCRLCNKKVSISAKPYHEAYHLGYGFPCHKCKKTYAHNRNLAYHKHTVHSSRADNLTTCSICLKCVKFKTFRKHVAMHKRNVCYFCSKTFVDKIGLEYHTMIHHGTNVKLKCNICGTRFHTKKQLEVHEKIDGCNNGMYKMKKKNYNKTRRG, encoded by the exons ATGGCTGACGATATTGAAACCGACTACAAGGACTCGTACAATACGGCGACATTAGTATCATCTCTCTGTTTTGTCGAATGCAAAACTGAACCAGAATCTTACGTTGATTTGGATAACTCATCCGACAAGGATTTGGCTGAATTC gataaatctacaaaaatacaaattagtTATCCAGTATCTATTCCTATGCTAAAAAATCCAATTGTTTTGCTGGAAAGATGTGATAAAATTTGggaaacattaaaattaataaagactaTACAGCCAGCTGCAGCTAATGTCATTGATGATATCaaaattaagaagaaaaaagaagaagaagaaaaagaagaagtaaaagaaaaaaaggaaaatgaaGAAAAGGAGCATTGTTTAGATAAGGTTAAACAATCTCTCTCTCATGTCAAGATTCAACCTAGAAGAGGTTATAATAAGTCATTGCCTTTTAAGTTTTCTATTCAAAGAACACAGAAATTATATCCTTGCGTCACCTGTGATAAGCAATATTTAGAAAGACGTTCTTTAAGAAAACATTCAGAAAGAGTACATGGAGTTATCCTTCCCTTACTTAAACGAAGAAAGTGGAGACGTActgttttacataaaaataaagataatccATTTGCTTCATTcaacaaagaaaataacgatatcgaaaaacttaataatgataaagattcattaaaaaaaatagatacaaAGGCAAAACCTATCAGTACAATTACTTCACCTACTACAATGATACAGTTTGTCACATGTACATTATGTCAACAAAAAGTAATGTGTTTaagaaaacatttaattaattatcataaaattggAGGCTCTCCCAGTGTTGTAGAACAACTAGAATCATCATTGTTAAATGAGACTTCatcaaaaaatgaaaaaactgCATCAACAGATAAACCAGAAAAAGATGGATGTCTTATAATGGATAGTGAAGGTAACACTCGTGGAAAGTATCGAGtcaagagaaagaaaaactatACTTTATCACAGACAAATGCTAAGAAAAAAcccaaattaaataatgaaccTAATTCATTTCCTTCACATAGCACCATGCACAACCAACAAATTGTAACatacaataaatacaaatgtGATATTTGTTTAGGAATGTACGCAACTCCACATAGTCTATACAAACATAAACGCTTTCATAAGTTACGCGgagaaactaaaaataattttcacaaaagaaaatgtaattattttaattcaccATTCAATAAGAACTATAAAATACTAATGGAATCAAAGTATTCTAGAATGTCAGTTAATACTGTTGCAAAGAATTCCAATGGTAACACGTTTAATTCCACTACCAAGACTGATCGAACAATTCGATACAatgaaagaatgaaaaaaaataatgaaactaCTTGTATATGTGGAAGATCATTTCGAAATCCTCATACGTTGTTCGTTCATAAAAAGCATTGTGAATTATGTCAAAGTGACAATACTATAACAAAAAGTACCAGAGGCAGCAGTGACAGAGACTCTGGTATTGGCATTAATATAACTATTAAGAAACGAAACGATTCCTATGAGATAGTTGACAAAGATGGTGATAATAAACTTCAAGTATTTGAAAGTTCAAGTTCTCCAGAAAATTCTTTGCCTCATACACCTAATTTTACTAAAGattatagtaaaatatttactacACAGCAAACGCTAGATGTGTGCAAATCGTCTAAATATAGTAAAGATCAtagcattttaaaattacaagataCAGACGAAGATGTAATTATTGATATCGAAGAGGACACACAAATTACTTCcaacgaaaataatataacgaaGGAGATAATTACGCGaactaataaaaaagatatgaaAAAGCAATTAAACAACACTTTGATAGATGAAAAAActgaaaaagtttttaataaagtcaTTACTCTAAAACAAATGTGTCGAGAAGTTCTTGAGGCTCTTGATATGGATAAATCCGAAAACATTAGtcagaataaaaataaggaaCGTAGTCGGATTAAAGATCGAGAAATGTGCAAAGAAAATAGTCAAGTTGAAAACCAAAAGTTATTAATACATGAAGAAAACAAGCGAAATTTACGATCTAAACGATATTCAACCGTACGGTTAGATTACTTCTATAATGAAACAAATATCGATGTGATACAATTTGACCCAACGAAATGTGGTTATTGTGAAGAATcattaaatatgattaattCAAATGATGTTCATCAATGTACTGTTAAAGAAGGAAAATCGTTTGATAACTTTTCATTGAATTTGCTATGTTTTTACTGTAAAGATGAACTAAATAGTTACAACGATTTTGATACACATATTAGAATTCAACATTTTAATCAACATTATCAATGTTATTATTGTCCTGATCGATTTACAATCGACAAAGCACGACTTGATCATTTTCGTAAGAAGCATAACGACCTAGTTTGTAgactttgtaataaaaaagtttctatTTCAGCCAAGCCCTATCATGAAGCTTATCATTTAGGCTATGGTTTTCCTTgtcataaatgtaaaaaaactTATGCACATAATAGAAATTTGGCTTATCATAAACACACAGTACACTCGAGTAGGGCTGACAATTTAACGACTTGTAGTATATGCCTAAAGTGTGTGAAGTTTAAAACTTTTCGCAAACATGTTGCCATGCATAAGCGTAATGTTTGTTACTTTTGTAGCAAAACATTTGTGGATAAAATAGGTTTAGAATATCACACCATGATACATCATGGTACAAATGTTaagttaaaatgtaatatttgtgGCACGCGATTTCATACCAAAAAACAACTTGAGGTACACGAGAAAATAGATGGATGCAACAATGGCATGtacaaaatgaaaaaaaaaaactacaataAAACACGCCGAGgataa
- the LOC139101756 gene encoding uncharacterized protein isoform X3, with product MQPFSGVLLLLFICQLATPTPIFNKAGEGFQSRAGGVGDTIRDWFRELKDRIVGKWQEWFGNDNPTPRLSPQDIFNIDKTIESRIPNYPGLFLDLWSGYDSDSNEWDMRPLLPSLPSPPVFEPDWTPKKSGTPEGTKSPTTTPRIESTTSRQQTVQTESPLIPTEPGITTSEATAVISTESTPLTTQLITTSIEPIVEPTSSEEVITSSESVVTNSEPVAGATEFVLTSNSITDTTVPSIGSTVFPDESIPFTQPTSVKSIETSIESTLMTTETIMTSREELTTINTTELPITTTELILPIFNKRVEENETIDKPRTTKKPRPASAEVIM from the exons ATGCAACCGTTCTCAGGTGTTCTGCTGCTGCTTTTCATCTGCCAGCTCGCTACGCCGACACCAATCTTCAACAAAG CTGGAGAAGGTTTTCAAAGTCGAGCAGGTGGAGTTGGAGACACAATACGAGATTGGTTTAGAGAACTTAAGGATCGAATTGTGGGAAAATGGCAAGAATGGTTTGGCAATGACAATCCAACTCCGCGTTTATCACCGCAGGATATTTTCAACATCGATAAGACTATAGAGAGCCGAATACCGAATTATCCAGGCTTGTTCCTAGATTTGT GGAGTGGCTACGACAGTGATTCGAATGAGTGGGACATGAGGCCTTTGTTACCGAGTTTACCTTCACCACCCGTATTCGAGCCTGACTGGACGCCCAAGAAATCCGGAACTCCTGAAGGTACGAAATCTCCGACGACTACACCAAGGATTGAATCGACTACATCAAGACAACAGACGGTCCAAACGGAATCACCTTTAATTCCTACTGAGCCAGGAATAACTACCTCTGAAGCTACTGCCGTAATATCTACTGAATCGACTCCACTTACCActcaattaattacaacttcAATAGAACCGATTGTCGAGCCAACGTCAAGTGAAGAAGTTATAACTTCTAGTGAATCTGTTGTAACGAACAGTGAGCCGGTTGCAGGAGCTACCGAATTTGTGTTAACATCTAATTCGATTACTGATACTACTGTTCCATCCATTGGATCTACCGTTTTTCCTGATGAATCGATACCATTTACTCAACCGACTTCTGTTAAATCAATCGAAACATCTATTGAATCTACTTTAATGACTACCGAAACAATTATGACTTCCCGTGAAGAATTAACCACTATTAATACTACTGAATTACCTATAACGACcactgaattaattttaccaatCTTCAATAAACGAGTAGAAGAGAACGAGACTATCGATAAACCACGTACCACGAAAAAACCTCGTCCAGCATCTGCCGAagttataatgtaa